In Prochlorococcus marinus XMU1411, one genomic interval encodes:
- a CDS encoding DUF3764 family protein, protein MSCSVTSVFTFKIESTFDEWTAIFDSTEADKRHSEFNIKPLFRGVSKEDPQKIIVIHQAPEGNVQKFVEANAEWMATHRVDLSTMEESSWTASLTKDSCCD, encoded by the coding sequence ATGTCTTGTTCAGTTACCTCCGTATTTACTTTTAAAATTGAAAGCACTTTCGATGAATGGACTGCAATATTTGATAGTACAGAAGCAGATAAAAGGCATTCAGAATTTAATATAAAGCCACTTTTCAGAGGAGTAAGCAAGGAAGATCCTCAAAAAATAATTGTAATTCATCAAGCTCCAGAAGGGAATGTTCAAAAGTTTGTGGAAGCCAATGCTGAATGGATGGCAACTCATAGAGTTGACTTATCAACAATGGAGGAATCATCTTGGACTGCTTCATTAACAAAGGATAGTTGTTGTGATTAA
- a CDS encoding DUF3303 domain-containing protein, giving the protein MNTYLVTATFKNVALMGAAYDLFLKVIEDGTLNDEFEGFKVLGRYHASYSNNVYIIVQASASIKMTEHFAPWKVKFDIDFDIKPVMTDDEKVVEHKLVGSLMAAEQKMGFTS; this is encoded by the coding sequence ATGAATACTTATTTAGTTACTGCAACTTTTAAAAATGTTGCTCTAATGGGTGCTGCGTACGATCTTTTTTTAAAGGTTATTGAAGATGGAACTTTGAATGATGAGTTTGAAGGATTCAAGGTTTTGGGAAGGTATCATGCCTCTTATTCAAATAATGTTTATATTATTGTCCAAGCTTCAGCAAGCATAAAAATGACTGAACACTTTGCTCCCTGGAAAGTTAAGTTTGATATAGATTTTGACATCAAGCCAGTTATGACTGACGATGAAAAAGTTGTAGAGCATAAGCTTGTTGGTTCATTAATGGCAGCAGAACAGAAAATGGGATTCACAAGTTAA